Below is a genomic region from Prunus persica cultivar Lovell chromosome G3, Prunus_persica_NCBIv2, whole genome shotgun sequence.
GAACCAAACGGGTAACGCTTTTCCCGACCAACAAATACACGACAATTTGGGAGACGTGGGTTACACCAATTAGCCAAGAAAGTCAACATGCCCTCTTGCACTCAAGTTTGAGTCCCCCTCCCagtaaattagattaatttagagtaatttagaCTGTTGCTTGTATaaaacacatacacacacacacgacAATTTCACTCTGAGTTGTAAATGCTGAAGTATTTCATCGCAaaggatttttaaaaatgtgagaATATATCTTGCCACTATATGGGATGGAATTTTCACATGATCACCTTAAACACTTGTTGATGACGAAAGTTTAACTGTTACAATAAAGTCATGTTTACAATAGAGGAATTAatgatttgcaattgaatCAACTACTTCCCCTAGATCTCATTCATGAGTTGGAGTGTGTTTGATTATGGATTTTAATGTGGAACTATATAACCTTAGGGAGATCAGGAAATAGAATCATTCCAATACCGATGTGTTAGTAAACACATTAGAAGCAAGAATAGGAATCATCCAATACCCATTCTTGATATTGTAGTTATTTTCATCTATAGGGAAAATTTTCACTCACATGTTTACTTACAAGCAATGGAGGAAGTCATGAATTGGGGAACTTAAGAATAAGGGAATGTAGACTTGGAATCGGATAAACTTCTCCCCCTACTTGATCTAATTCCTTGTTTTGAGGGTATTTGATTACGATTTTTAACATAGAACTCACATAGTTTTTTATTCCTTATGTTTAAGTAACCGCATGAGAAGTAAGGAATTTGAATCATTCCAATATCCATGTGTTAATAAACACACAATTTCTAATACTCGTTCCTAATAAATAAACGTGAATATAGTTAATGAAGGTATCACTCATTTGgcaatgaaacaaaaattttgTCCCCAAAATATgagcaattattattattatttttaattgataaAATGCACAATAACTTTTAGTTGATCTTTTGTGGGGTTTTGTGCATCTCTCTTTGGGTTGCATACTTCATTCTAATGAGTTTTTCTGTGATGGTTTCAACTGAGTTTGCTTGCTGCTCGTGATTGGGGTCATGTTTGGTTGGAGAGGGACAACACAGTTTGCTCTTTCTTGTCTTTAGTACAAAAATATCTTTATCCCAATTTGGGGCATGATGTCTTGCAACCTTGGCTTCCTTTCTTCATTAATAAACTCATGCCCTTGATTTCTAActagataaaaataaaacaaaaacaataaaaaattcttgTTGTAAATTAGGCTCCCATTTGTTGTATACCGCTCTAAATGAATTGATTATTATATTCTCTTGTATAAATTGTGTGACTTTCAAGCATACCGCACTTTGTAGGTTGAAGCAGCAGTTCCCAGTGGAAATCAAAAGCCAGAATGGCTTGAATCATTTTTAGGAAAAAGCTTCTTTGACGACTGTTTAGCTCATCCTATACGCAAGAATGAGTTGAATAAATACTGTATCAATTGTAACAGGTCAGCTTGCCAGTACTGCATGGCTTCAGGTGCTCATCGCCTGCACAGAATATTGAAAATTTACAGGCACGTCTATAGGGATGTTGTCTCACTTGCTGCCATGGAAAAGTATATTGATTGTTCCCAAATTCAGGTACATTTGatttcatgtatatattatatattctgTGCTGTGCTGTGCTGTGCATTcccttttcaaaattaatgcttgtgttgttttccttcttttcattCTGGTTTTCTTTCAGCCATATAGATGCAACAAGCGATTGGTTATATCTCTAAGTCCTCTCCCCCACTCCGGCCCGATATCTAACATTGGGGCAGCATGTGAGACCTGTAGAAGAAGATTAACTGAACCAGAGCTCTTTCGCTATTGCTGTATTGCTTGCAAGGAAATTATCTGACTgcagtttatatatattttttctgtgTATATTTATGTTATTATATTGGTTTCATTTTACGTTTGACTCAATTTGTTTAGAATTTATGCTAAAACTTCAGGTTGTAGCGTTTTCAAGGAAGGCCAGCGACTCAGATCCTCCATTTCTTACCGTCCAGAATATAGACAAGGACAAGCAGAAGAGAGTTCTGTCACCTGAAAAATGTTCacgcaaaagaaagggaaaaccTTTCAGAGCTCCCCTTTTCTAAAAGCCGTACGTGAGTTCACTTGCTTCATGTTTAAAAACCCAAGTAAATCACTTTTTGCAatcatgtaattaatttaacaaTGAAAATTTTTCTCAGTCAAACGtgctttcttgttttctttcagCTCTTTTTTCAATCTCTCATATCTAGAATAGCATGGAAGGCTTCTTCAAGAACTGTACAAATGCAGCATCACCAGACAGGCTGACTCTGTGTGTggaagtgagagagagagagggagagagatgagCATGACTCAAAAGAATTCTTTATTATTGGCTTTATCTGTCCAAAAGAATGAACTCAAATCCGAAATTTACAATTACTATTTTCGAAGCAACAAAGATTAGCAAATCTATATGCATTTCCCTCATCTAGTTATTCAGTGTGtgcaaaaaatagaaaaagcatCAGAACAGTCAAATCTAAGACAAGGTTCAAATTTAGGCGGCACCAGTGAAACACAACATGCTGAG
It encodes:
- the LOC109948108 gene encoding uncharacterized protein LOC109948108, encoding MSSSAFSLMQEVEAAVPSGNQKPEWLESFLGKSFFDDCLAHPIRKNELNKYCINCNRSACQYCMASGAHRLHRILKIYRHVYRDVVSLAAMEKYIDCSQIQPYRCNKRLVISLSPLPHSGPISNIGAACETCRRRLTEPELFRYCCIACKEII